In one Zobellia galactanivorans genomic region, the following are encoded:
- a CDS encoding MOSC domain-containing protein, translating to MEIISTNIGRPTTVIWNGKNEQTGIFKSPVEEPLFLGKTDVAKDSVIDRKHHAGINKACFLFSVDHYDYWKKLYPDLEWKWGMFGENLSVSGLDESIVRIGDIYKIGSALVQISQPREPCYKLGIRFNDQGILKKYIDYGYPGTYVRILEEGEVRKGEQFILIEQSTNELTVKDFFQLLFMRKKDPKILELALTNLALPEYKRERLKKYQAKP from the coding sequence ATGGAAATCATCTCTACCAATATCGGACGCCCCACCACGGTTATATGGAACGGCAAAAATGAGCAGACCGGCATATTCAAATCCCCGGTAGAAGAACCCCTATTTTTAGGAAAGACCGATGTAGCCAAAGATTCGGTCATTGACCGAAAGCACCATGCCGGCATCAATAAGGCCTGTTTTCTGTTTTCGGTAGACCATTACGACTACTGGAAAAAATTATATCCGGATCTGGAATGGAAATGGGGAATGTTCGGTGAAAACCTTAGTGTAAGCGGACTTGACGAATCTATCGTTCGTATAGGCGACATCTATAAAATAGGAAGCGCCCTTGTTCAAATTTCCCAACCAAGGGAACCTTGTTACAAACTTGGGATCCGGTTTAATGACCAAGGCATTTTAAAAAAATATATCGACTATGGCTATCCGGGCACCTACGTTCGCATTCTTGAAGAAGGGGAAGTCAGAAAAGGAGAGCAATTCATTTTGATAGAGCAATCTACAAACGAACTTACCGTAAAGGATTTTTTTCAGCTTTTGTTCATGCGCAAAAAAGACCCGAAAATATTGGAGCTAGCATTGACCAACCTAGCCTTGCCAGAGTACAAACGTGAACGTTTGAAGAAATATCAAGCTAAACCATGA
- a CDS encoding penicillin-binding protein 1A: protein MVLKRIKSPFLRYTLLATLALVLFFFVFILSIYWGAWGSIPNKEELSDFQYQRASEVYTADSVLIGKFYLYDRQPIAFEAIPEHLRNALVSIEDERFYDHSGIDYQSLGRVAVKTILMQDQSAGGGSTLTQQLAKNLYPRRDRKKTNIVVDKIKEMVIASRLEDIYTKEEILTHYLNTVSFGDNTFGIESASLKFFNKQAKDLNVEEGAVLVGMLKATYGYNPRIFPERSLERRNLVLQAMANNHHLSNEEKDSLTDKPLKLDYRDFDNNAGLAPYFREEVRKQLLKWNAKQKEEGHDYNIYTSGLKVYTTLDYNMQFWAEEAMREHMQSLQGRFEKSYGKNAPWRTNKKLIEKVVKQSGIYQKLKKQGLEHGQIIDSLSKKKQMVLTDWDGEKTVQASSIDSITHYMKFLNTGSLALDPKTGAVKTWIGGIDFEHFKFDHVAQSKRQVGSTFKPIVYTTALETGILPCTYFSAEEVAYENLKGWSPSNSGKKDETYLNYSMEEALSHSVNTVAVKVLEKAGISNVLTMAKNMGIFSKLPEQPSLALGTGEIYLNELAGAYASYVNDGKAVLPYLIEKITDKKDSVLMEFKPKRARKTAFSEETRQIMIEMMKGTIDRGTASRIRSTYKLNNAIAGKTGTTQNNKDAWFVAITPKLVHVTWVGLDHHEIGFKSTSLGQGANAALPIFAKWMQEMNKHPYYNEITKAQFERPNPAILEMLDCEPVKRDGFFKRLFKNPDKKKTKKFRKGN from the coding sequence TTGGTTTTAAAAAGAATAAAGTCCCCTTTCCTAAGATATACCTTATTGGCGACACTTGCCTTGGTGCTGTTTTTCTTTGTATTCATACTAAGTATTTATTGGGGCGCATGGGGCTCGATTCCTAACAAGGAAGAGCTTTCGGACTTTCAGTACCAAAGGGCATCGGAAGTATACACGGCAGATAGTGTGCTCATTGGCAAGTTTTACCTTTACGATAGGCAGCCTATTGCTTTTGAGGCTATTCCGGAACACCTACGCAACGCACTTGTATCGATAGAAGACGAACGTTTTTACGACCATTCGGGCATTGACTACCAAAGTTTGGGCCGTGTTGCCGTAAAGACGATACTTATGCAAGACCAATCGGCAGGTGGCGGTAGCACCCTCACCCAGCAACTTGCCAAGAATCTATATCCCCGTAGGGACAGAAAAAAAACAAATATTGTAGTCGATAAGATAAAAGAGATGGTAATCGCTTCCCGACTGGAAGACATCTACACCAAGGAAGAGATCCTTACCCATTACCTGAATACCGTTTCCTTTGGCGATAATACTTTTGGCATTGAAAGTGCATCCCTTAAATTTTTCAACAAGCAAGCCAAAGATCTTAACGTAGAAGAAGGTGCCGTTCTCGTCGGAATGCTAAAGGCCACCTATGGCTATAATCCCCGTATATTTCCTGAAAGAAGTCTCGAACGAAGAAACCTGGTACTTCAGGCCATGGCGAACAACCATCACCTTTCGAACGAAGAGAAAGATAGCCTTACCGATAAACCGCTAAAACTCGACTACCGCGATTTTGACAACAATGCCGGGCTAGCCCCATACTTTAGGGAAGAGGTAAGAAAGCAACTGCTCAAATGGAACGCAAAACAAAAGGAAGAAGGCCATGACTACAACATTTACACCTCGGGACTAAAAGTCTATACCACCCTCGATTACAATATGCAGTTCTGGGCCGAAGAGGCCATGCGCGAACACATGCAGTCGCTTCAAGGCCGTTTTGAAAAAAGCTATGGCAAGAACGCACCCTGGCGTACCAACAAAAAGCTGATTGAAAAGGTCGTCAAGCAATCAGGCATATACCAAAAACTAAAAAAGCAGGGTCTCGAACATGGACAGATCATCGATTCGCTCAGCAAAAAGAAGCAAATGGTCTTGACCGACTGGGACGGTGAAAAAACCGTTCAAGCCAGCAGTATAGATAGTATAACGCATTACATGAAATTCTTGAACACCGGCTCATTGGCCCTTGACCCAAAGACCGGTGCCGTTAAAACCTGGATCGGGGGTATAGATTTCGAACATTTTAAATTCGACCATGTTGCCCAAAGCAAACGACAGGTAGGCTCTACGTTTAAACCCATTGTTTATACCACAGCACTTGAAACGGGCATTTTACCCTGCACCTATTTTTCCGCTGAAGAAGTGGCCTATGAAAACCTAAAGGGGTGGTCGCCCAGCAACTCCGGAAAAAAAGACGAAACCTACCTCAACTATTCGATGGAGGAAGCCCTGAGCCATTCGGTAAACACCGTAGCCGTAAAGGTCTTGGAAAAGGCCGGCATCAGCAATGTATTGACCATGGCCAAAAATATGGGTATTTTCTCAAAATTGCCCGAGCAGCCCTCATTAGCCCTGGGTACCGGCGAAATTTACTTGAACGAATTGGCCGGTGCCTATGCCAGTTATGTCAACGATGGCAAGGCCGTTCTTCCCTATCTCATCGAAAAAATAACGGATAAAAAGGACTCCGTTTTAATGGAATTCAAACCGAAACGGGCGAGAAAGACCGCTTTTTCAGAGGAAACGAGACAGATTATGATCGAGATGATGAAAGGCACGATCGACAGGGGTACGGCTTCCCGAATACGTTCTACCTATAAATTGAACAATGCCATTGCCGGAAAAACCGGAACCACCCAAAACAACAAAGATGCATGGTTCGTGGCCATCACCCCCAAACTGGTGCATGTCACCTGGGTGGGACTCGACCATCATGAAATCGGGTTTAAAAGTACAAGTCTAGGACAAGGGGCCAACGCGGCATTGCCTATTTTTGCCAAGTGGATGCAAGAAATGAACAAGCATCCGTATTATAACGAAATAACAAAGGCCCAGTTCGAAAGACCCAATCCGGCCATCTTGGAAATGCTAGACTGCGAACCGGTAAAACGCGATGGTTTCTTCAAGCGTCTCTTTAAAAATCCGGATAAAAAGAAGACCAAAAAATTTAGAAAAGGAAATTAA
- a CDS encoding DoxX family protein, producing the protein MSYTWHLYVMGAIYVLAGIMHFIKPRVYMAIMPRYLPNHRLLVQLSGVAEIGLGLGVCFPFSKNYAIYGLILMLAVFLLVHFYMLSEKKASAGIPKWVLWARLPLQFVLMYWAYSYL; encoded by the coding sequence ATGAGCTACACATGGCACCTCTACGTAATGGGAGCAATTTACGTATTGGCCGGAATAATGCACTTTATCAAACCTCGGGTGTATATGGCAATCATGCCCCGTTACTTGCCCAATCATAGGCTTTTGGTACAACTGAGCGGTGTGGCCGAAATAGGTCTGGGCCTGGGCGTGTGTTTCCCTTTTTCAAAAAACTATGCCATTTATGGGCTCATTTTAATGTTGGCCGTTTTCTTACTGGTACATTTCTATATGCTTTCAGAAAAAAAGGCTTCAGCCGGCATTCCCAAATGGGTATTGTGGGCAAGACTGCCTTTGCAGTTTGTTCTAATGTACTGGGCCTACAGCTACCTATAG
- a CDS encoding alpha-ketoglutarate-dependent dioxygenase AlkB family protein, with translation MKRLVPEEIYLNLPDSDIVYYPDFLERSEADSSFDLLYKETPWQQDHISVFGKRYAQPRLTALYGNNGKPYSYSNLVMLPHAYTDTLLKIKKKVEAQTETSFTSCLLNLYRNGQDSNGWHADNEKELGKHPIIASVSLGQERFFHLKHRTDKSLKQKLLLQHGSLLLMKGPTQEAWLHQIPKTAKPIGARINLTFRIIT, from the coding sequence ATGAAAAGGCTGGTTCCGGAAGAGATCTACCTAAATCTGCCCGATAGTGATATCGTCTATTATCCTGATTTCTTGGAACGGTCGGAAGCCGACAGCTCTTTTGACTTGCTTTATAAAGAAACGCCATGGCAGCAAGACCATATCTCCGTATTTGGTAAACGCTACGCCCAACCCAGACTCACGGCGTTGTACGGCAACAATGGAAAGCCCTATTCATATTCAAATTTGGTGATGCTTCCCCATGCATATACAGATACCCTTTTAAAAATAAAGAAGAAAGTAGAGGCCCAAACCGAAACAAGCTTTACCTCCTGCCTACTAAACCTGTACCGCAATGGTCAGGATAGCAACGGGTGGCATGCCGACAATGAAAAAGAATTGGGCAAACACCCGATCATTGCTTCGGTAAGTTTAGGGCAAGAACGTTTCTTCCACTTAAAACACCGAACGGACAAAAGTTTAAAACAAAAGCTCTTATTGCAACACGGAAGCCTTTTATTGATGAAGGGCCCTACACAAGAAGCGTGGCTGCACCAAATACCGAAAACGGCGAAACCTATCGGTGCCCGTATCAACCTGACCTTTAGAATTATCACATAA
- a CDS encoding AraC family transcriptional regulator, which translates to MNQKPAFEAIEPSFGHSYTYQRFDATKNNKNNIWHYHPEIELVHVNGGSGKRQIGSHVSYYSNGDLILIGSNLPHCGFTDKLTGNESETIIQMKQDFLGNDFFDIPEMKKIQSLFEMAKGGIAFSGKTKRKIGEKMQILEYQTHFQRLLSILNILNELGNSKDFKILNAEGFSMETEVKDNDRINVVFNYVKNNFKEEITLDEISNLVSMTVPSFCRYFKKITNKTFVQFVNEYRLVHASKLLAEQPLSITEVCFESGFNNFSHFNKQFKAFTGQNPSEYRNELKTVLK; encoded by the coding sequence ATGAATCAAAAACCTGCTTTTGAGGCTATTGAACCCAGTTTTGGGCATTCTTACACGTATCAACGCTTTGATGCGACCAAGAACAACAAAAACAACATCTGGCATTACCACCCTGAAATAGAGCTGGTTCACGTAAACGGTGGATCGGGAAAAAGACAGATCGGGAGCCATGTTTCGTACTACTCCAACGGCGACCTTATATTAATAGGAAGCAACCTACCCCATTGTGGCTTTACCGATAAGCTTACGGGCAACGAGAGTGAGACCATTATTCAGATGAAGCAGGATTTTTTGGGAAACGACTTTTTTGATATTCCCGAGATGAAAAAGATCCAATCCCTTTTTGAAATGGCCAAGGGCGGTATTGCCTTTTCCGGAAAGACCAAAAGAAAGATTGGTGAGAAAATGCAGATTTTAGAGTACCAGACCCATTTTCAGCGTTTACTTTCCATATTGAACATACTGAACGAACTGGGCAACTCCAAAGATTTCAAGATTCTCAATGCCGAAGGTTTTTCAATGGAGACCGAAGTAAAGGACAACGACCGCATCAATGTGGTCTTCAACTACGTGAAGAATAACTTCAAGGAAGAGATTACGCTAGATGAAATCAGTAACCTAGTGAGCATGACGGTACCGTCTTTCTGCCGTTACTTTAAAAAGATTACCAATAAGACCTTTGTTCAGTTCGTAAACGAGTATCGTTTGGTACATGCGTCTAAGCTTCTGGCCGAACAGCCCTTAAGTATTACCGAGGTTTGTTTCGAAAGCGGGTTCAACAACTTTTCGCACTTTAACAAGCAGTTCAAGGCCTTTACCGGGCAAAACCCATCGGAGTATAGAAATGAGTTGAAAACGGTCCTTAAATAA
- a CDS encoding S1/P1 nuclease: MGKIVFFLFFITFFSNANEGEWSKTGHRTVGEVAEQHLSKKTRKALKKLLNGRDLAYVSTFGDDIKADRAFKEFSAWHYVNIPDGKRYSDIEPNKHGDIVVGIQKCVEIIKDPNAKREDKVFYLKMLVHLIGDLHQPLHVGRFEDKGGNDIQVQWFNKGSNLHKVWDSNMINDYGMSYTELASSLPKLSKKQIKQIQEGTIYDWVGESQDIAQQLYGSVEAGEKLYYRYSYDWWGTVEDQLQKGGLRLAKVLNGLF; the protein is encoded by the coding sequence ATGGGAAAAATAGTATTCTTTTTGTTCTTTATAACCTTCTTTTCTAACGCAAACGAAGGTGAATGGTCTAAAACCGGACACCGGACCGTTGGCGAGGTAGCAGAGCAACACCTTTCAAAAAAAACCAGGAAAGCCCTGAAAAAATTATTGAACGGTAGAGACCTTGCCTATGTATCTACGTTTGGAGATGACATTAAGGCCGACAGAGCCTTCAAAGAATTCAGTGCTTGGCATTACGTAAACATTCCGGATGGAAAGAGGTATTCCGATATCGAGCCCAACAAACATGGCGATATTGTAGTCGGAATACAGAAGTGCGTTGAAATTATAAAAGACCCGAACGCCAAAAGGGAAGATAAGGTGTTTTACCTTAAAATGTTGGTCCACTTGATCGGTGATCTGCATCAGCCCCTACATGTAGGCCGCTTTGAAGATAAAGGGGGAAACGACATTCAGGTGCAATGGTTCAACAAGGGGAGCAACCTTCACAAAGTTTGGGATTCTAACATGATCAACGACTACGGTATGAGCTATACCGAATTGGCTTCAAGCTTGCCCAAACTTTCAAAAAAGCAAATAAAACAGATTCAAGAAGGGACTATTTACGACTGGGTAGGGGAGTCCCAAGATATTGCCCAACAATTGTACGGTTCAGTGGAGGCAGGCGAAAAATTATACTATCGCTATAGTTATGATTGGTGGGGCACCGTTGAAGACCAATTGCAAAAGGGCGGACTGCGTTTGGCCAAGGTCTTGAACGGGCTTTTTTAA